The Sander vitreus isolate 19-12246 unplaced genomic scaffold, sanVit1 ctg548_0, whole genome shotgun sequence genome segment GGTAACTACGGCAACAGGCATTTTCTAATCAACTTAAACTTtaatgaaaaacacagacagcacatAATTAGTTTATTTCCCTGAGGTTGGCTTCTTAAAGTTTCTTTAAATATGTATCTGTATTCTCTGGTTCAGctcagataaaaacacaaaatatgtcAGCGTGTTAGCACGTTAGTGGCTCGTTTACTACAGAGCCTGCTGGTAACCGTTAGCTACCGACAACGTGTCAGCTGATTTATGGGTTTAGATAACAGACTGAACCAACCACAGACAGTGACTCACAGCGGTGAATGATTACAGGGAAACACGTCTGTTGCTGTGTAgaggagggttagggttaaccctGGACTGTTGCTGTGTAgaggagggttagggttaaccctGGACTGTTGCTGTGTAgaggagggttagggttaaccctGGACTGTTGCTGTGTAGAGGAACACTGGAAGTTGTTTAAGTCTTCAGTCAGGACTGCAGTGTTTCTAAATGAACATGTTAGATAAATAATGTTTGACATCTCTGACTGTCTGTTGCAGAGCTGAACTTGTCTGAGGACCTGATTGAAGACATGTGGTTGGGCGTCTCAGTAGCCAGTCAGGGCCGACCTGGAGGGAGGGTCCTGGTGAGTCTGACTTCTCATTGGCTGATCAATCTCTCACAGTAACTAACCAGCTAACTAAccagctctcctctctctctctttctctctctttgcagGCGTGCGGCCATCGTTTTGTTAAACTCTACGGAGTGTTTAAACTCAGACACATGATTGGCCGCTGTTATCTCCATGGAAACGATCTTCAGTACAACGAGACGGACCGACACTGGCAGAACCTCGACCAGCCCTGCAGGTATTATATCTGTTAGCATATTTGTTAACAAAACTGTTAGCATATCTGTTAGCATGActgttgtctgtgtctgtgtgtgtgtttagtcacCTGGGTGATGTCAGTGGTGAGGTCATGTGTAACATGGGGATCTCTGCCTCCATCACTCAGACTGAAGTCATCGTCGGCTCACCTGGAAGCTATGAATGGCAAGGTGAGCTTCTGTTTCTAACGTCCCTTCATTtaactttgtttgtttacatgcacagcagtaaccggGGTATGGTTTAACCCCGGTTCAGTGAATACGCGGGTTCTGCCAGTTCTTCCTGTATACACGACAGGGGGAGAATGACGGAGTAACTCTACCTCCAGTACAGTAGGTCGCACTCTGCCAACACACAGCTGGCTTTTTCTTCTGGTTGATCAATGTCAACATTACACAGACcataaattagtaaaatgtaacaacttaatgtttcatttacacactcttgtcacagcgtaGGAATGCACAGTGTTCATGCCAGCTGACTGACAACTTAGTTTGTCTCGTTATATCTAACCAGTGTCCGGTGGAGTTAGCAACCGTTAAGATTAACATTAGCCAGCGGCCACAGTGGGGGTTGCTCGGTCTCTCCATTTCTTTGCTGAGACACAGCGTTGACAGACCCGGACATGGACAGTCTGTTGAGGCATCTCCCGATGTCTGCTGCAGCCTTGGTGGGGAGAAAAACAGACGGACCGCAGAATATaatcgtgcgtgtgtgtgtgtgtgtgtgtctgtgtctgtgtgtgtgtctgtgtctgtgtgtgtgtgtgtgtctgtgtgtgtgtatctgtctgtgtttgtgtgtgtgtgtgtgtgtgtgtgtgtctgtctggctgtgtgtctgtctggctgtgtgtgtgtgggtgtgtctgtctgtttgtgtgtgtgtgtgtgtgtgtgtgtgtgtgtgtgtgtgtgtgtgtgtgtgtgtgtgtgtctgtgtgttgtagGAAATGTCCACGTCTCTTGGATGAATCCAGACGATGTCTTTGATACCCGGAGGAGTTCCTTCCCCAACGTGCAGCGCAGAAACATTTACACAGGTGAAATGTCCTTTCAAATCTCCACATCTGCTCTAacaggtgaactgtccctttaaatcTCTGCTACTCGTTTACAACTCAGTGAAACAGGTTCATTCAGAGAGACTTTTTCTTTATCAAACATCCAG includes the following:
- the LOC144514358 gene encoding integrin alpha-3-like, with translation MKKQQVQVCVSMATCACVLLSVCVSLCSAFNLDTAFPLLKTGGDGSLFGLSVALHQDLQTDSYLLLVGAPREKAEPNVPANRTGGVFSCPITTDQSECSRMKLIDPELNLSEDLIEDMWLGVSVASQGRPGGRVLACGHRFVKLYGVFKLRHMIGRCYLHGNDLQYNETDRHWQNLDQPCSHLGDVSGEVMCNMGISASITQTEVIVGSPGSYEWQGNVHVSWMNPDDVFDTRRSSFPNVQRRNIYT